One Pyrofollis japonicus DNA window includes the following coding sequences:
- a CDS encoding MarC family protein, translating to MDAGRVEMIELAELAKLYASYYITLLFIMNPFGAAPIFADIAEKLSPAERSQLLRYVAFVVLGLLYSLALGGKLLLEIYHVSIMQFRFAGGIILMAIAIYRLTGRPITQTPDPRDAAIVPLAMPILVGPATITYLILFSTTGHLIVLLLVIPAVTFTVWLVMTGADMLLRRLGRNVMVILTRVSALFVGAVGAAMIDEVVRDWIRYSCTCRTNNTI from the coding sequence GTGGACGCGGGCCGGGTAGAAATGATTGAGCTAGCGGAGCTTGCCAAGCTCTACGCGTCTTACTACATAACGTTGCTGTTCATAATGAACCCGTTCGGGGCAGCGCCAATATTTGCAGACATAGCGGAGAAGCTTAGCCCCGCGGAGAGGTCGCAGCTCCTCAGATACGTGGCCTTTGTTGTGCTCGGCCTTCTCTACTCTCTCGCCCTTGGCGGGAAACTACTGCTGGAAATATACCATGTTAGCATAATGCAGTTCCGGTTCGCTGGAGGAATAATACTGATGGCTATAGCCATCTACCGTCTAACAGGCCGCCCCATAACACAGACCCCGGACCCCAGGGACGCCGCCATAGTCCCGCTCGCAATGCCCATACTCGTGGGCCCAGCCACAATCACGTACCTCATATTGTTTAGCACAACAGGGCACCTCATAGTATTACTACTCGTTATCCCTGCAGTGACGTTCACCGTATGGCTAGTAATGACCGGCGCCGACATGCTGCTGAGACGGCTAGGCCGCAACGTCATGGTCATACTGACGCGTGTCTCCGCCCTCTTCGTAGGCGCTGTCGGAGCCGCAATGATAGACGAGGTCGTGAGAGACTGGATAAGGTACTCATGTACGTGCCGCACGAATAACACTATATAA
- a CDS encoding prolyl oligopeptidase family serine peptidase codes for MLNGSNYEDEFAYLEHLEAEETRKFIESMSIELRRFLGDLPSRYRGLLAQLLSQPRVTGLAAAGSGLYLLYKGARDLVAFTGWDGGFRRIVRIADGDEVIPFVERVMGSELLAIHVSMAGADEGYVDIVGPDGGLEARIRGSAWGFALVGGELYYARFYRREPPPDGGSPPVQRIVRRSSDGGEEVVWGSGVAETGSRLSLYYVPQHDLLVYGVWRGWDTSWLYVAYADEPGRARLVVGGDAAYTPVGWAGGLVVLRRGLGGDKLLVYDEHSEEIIPLVSLDRPAEAATVFGDSVAVVTVEDYMHRLRVYGLSGERLWSYEPREPSSIRALAGSERVLALLETSFTKPYRIVLLGREGEARTLEEAVHSFEARVGEFWVRSRDGTLIHSWLVAPAEERPRAVVVYGYGGFSISLTPAYRVFVETLVRNGFAFVQANLRGGREEGEEWHRAGMLRNKHKVFEDYAAVAKHLKTLGCRVAGWGVSNGGLLIAAVETRWPGLLDAALIGYPVIDMLRYHRLHVGRLWVPEYGDPEDPEMRHYLISYSPYHNIPVGEKMPPTLVYTGLRDDRVHPGHAIKYAAKARRHGHPVYLRVETRSGHSGATAEVAVDEIADMLAFLVKTLGLREGDEIETKQ; via the coding sequence GTGCTGAACGGTTCGAATTATGAGGACGAGTTTGCTTATTTGGAGCACCTAGAGGCCGAGGAGACGAGGAAGTTCATAGAGTCTATGAGTATTGAGCTAAGAAGGTTCCTGGGAGACCTGCCGAGCAGGTATCGTGGGCTTCTTGCCCAGCTTCTCTCCCAGCCACGTGTCACGGGCTTGGCGGCTGCGGGGAGCGGTCTCTATCTCCTCTACAAGGGGGCTAGGGATTTGGTCGCGTTTACTGGGTGGGATGGAGGGTTTAGGAGGATTGTGAGGATTGCGGATGGTGACGAGGTTATACCTTTCGTGGAGCGCGTTATGGGTTCCGAGCTGCTGGCTATCCATGTCTCTATGGCTGGTGCTGACGAGGGCTATGTAGACATAGTTGGGCCTGATGGCGGCTTGGAGGCCAGGATTAGGGGCTCTGCCTGGGGCTTCGCCCTTGTGGGCGGAGAGCTGTACTATGCCAGGTTCTATAGGAGGGAGCCGCCGCCGGATGGAGGTAGTCCTCCGGTTCAGAGAATTGTTAGGAGAAGCAGTGATGGTGGCGAGGAAGTTGTCTGGGGTAGCGGTGTCGCTGAGACTGGGTCGCGGCTCAGCCTGTATTATGTGCCTCAGCACGATCTCCTAGTCTACGGTGTTTGGAGGGGATGGGATACTAGCTGGCTCTACGTAGCTTACGCCGATGAGCCGGGTAGGGCGAGGCTGGTGGTCGGCGGGGATGCCGCATATACTCCGGTGGGGTGGGCTGGGGGCCTCGTAGTGCTTCGGCGGGGGCTTGGCGGCGACAAGCTACTAGTATATGACGAGCATAGTGAGGAGATTATTCCACTGGTTTCTCTCGATAGGCCCGCCGAGGCCGCCACGGTGTTCGGCGATAGCGTTGCCGTGGTTACTGTTGAGGATTATATGCATAGGCTCAGAGTTTACGGCTTGAGCGGGGAAAGGCTATGGTCGTATGAGCCTAGGGAGCCCTCTAGCATTCGGGCCCTCGCGGGCTCGGAGCGGGTCCTCGCCTTACTGGAAACGAGCTTCACCAAGCCGTACCGAATAGTGCTCCTGGGCCGCGAGGGCGAAGCGAGAACTCTTGAAGAGGCTGTTCACTCCTTCGAGGCAAGGGTTGGCGAGTTCTGGGTCAGGAGCCGCGACGGAACACTGATCCATTCCTGGCTAGTAGCTCCTGCCGAGGAGAGGCCGAGAGCCGTGGTCGTGTACGGCTATGGAGGCTTCTCGATAAGCCTGACTCCGGCGTACCGGGTGTTTGTAGAGACATTGGTGAGGAATGGCTTCGCGTTCGTGCAGGCTAATCTCCGGGGCGGCAGGGAGGAAGGAGAGGAGTGGCACCGGGCCGGGATGCTTAGGAACAAGCACAAGGTCTTCGAGGACTATGCGGCCGTCGCTAAGCACTTGAAGACGCTGGGCTGCAGAGTGGCTGGCTGGGGTGTGAGCAACGGAGGATTGCTCATAGCGGCTGTTGAGACTAGGTGGCCTGGCCTCCTCGACGCCGCGCTCATAGGCTACCCTGTTATCGATATGCTGCGCTATCATCGGCTCCACGTTGGCAGGCTATGGGTTCCAGAGTACGGCGACCCCGAGGACCCCGAGATGAGGCACTATCTCATCTCCTATAGCCCGTACCACAACATACCAGTAGGCGAGAAGATGCCGCCGACACTGGTCTACACCGGGCTCCGCGACGACAGGGTGCATCCGGGCCACGCCATAAAATATGCAGCAAAGGCGAGAAGACATGGCCACCCGGTCTATCTCAGGGTTGAGACTAGGAGCGGCCATAGCGGTGCAACTGCAGAAGTTGCAGTAGACGAGATTGCTGACATGCTCGCGTTCCTGGTTAAGACATTAGGCCTCAGAGAAGGAGATGAAATCGAGACAAAGCAATAA
- a CDS encoding ABC transporter ATP-binding protein, protein MKAIRFINVWKIYRSPGGAEYTALRGITFEIEKGDLVSLLGPSGSGKTTVIYLAGGIELPTKGRVEVNGTDLTGMSEAARAKWRRRNVGIVFQFYHLVPTLTVLENVLLPMELAKWGDREERLERAKMLLELVGMWDKREKYPSQLSGGEQQRVAIARALAANPPIILADEPTASLDTENKLKIISLLVEANKLGKTVMYSTHDPSLASRARRIIKIRDGVLE, encoded by the coding sequence TTGAAGGCCATACGGTTCATAAATGTATGGAAAATATACCGATCCCCTGGAGGAGCTGAGTACACTGCATTACGGGGAATCACGTTTGAGATAGAGAAAGGCGATCTGGTCTCGCTGCTAGGGCCCAGCGGAAGCGGTAAAACCACGGTAATATATCTTGCAGGAGGAATAGAACTGCCAACAAAGGGGAGAGTAGAGGTTAACGGAACAGACCTAACAGGAATGAGTGAAGCCGCAAGGGCGAAATGGAGAAGGCGGAACGTCGGGATCGTTTTCCAATTCTACCACCTAGTTCCGACACTCACTGTGCTAGAGAACGTACTCTTGCCAATGGAACTCGCCAAGTGGGGGGATAGAGAAGAGAGACTTGAAAGGGCTAAAATGCTTCTCGAGCTTGTAGGAATGTGGGACAAGAGGGAGAAGTACCCGTCCCAGCTAAGCGGTGGAGAACAACAACGAGTAGCAATAGCAAGGGCTCTAGCAGCAAACCCTCCCATAATACTTGCAGACGAGCCAACAGCAAGCCTAGATACCGAGAATAAGCTCAAGATAATCAGTCTCCTCGTAGAGGCAAACAAGCTCGGAAAAACCGTGATGTACTCGACACACGACCCCAGCCTAGCCTCTAGGGCGCGAAGGATCATAAAGATAAGAGACGGAGTACTTGAATAA
- a CDS encoding DNA glycosylase family protein, with translation MKQRIALKAALCMQSRLVKSYGHHMIVEGHSFYSFPDLERIAKASVGELRSIGLTRMRTEAIKAIAVAEHEGGLPSVRDVERTEDLPGIVRELTRLRGWGLGLLS, from the coding sequence ATAAAGCAGAGAATAGCGTTGAAAGCCGCTCTTTGCATGCAATCACGCCTGGTTAAGTCCTATGGTCATCACATGATTGTGGAGGGGCATAGTTTCTACTCGTTCCCCGACCTGGAAAGAATAGCCAAGGCGTCAGTGGGGGAGCTGAGGAGTATAGGACTTACAAGGATGAGGACTGAGGCCATAAAGGCCATAGCTGTGGCGGAGCATGAGGGAGGACTGCCTAGTGTCAGAGATGTTGAAAGGACGGAAGACCTCCCCGGTATAGTACGGGAATTGACTAGGCTGAGGGGGTGGGGCCTTGGACTGCTGAGCTAG
- a CDS encoding FtsX-like permease family protein produces the protein MAGMLIKASWRAVSRRKLESFAVIMVLFVGVVGLASIKLAASYSLSLAGKAWVYEVGSVVVEGHIPYSVLDKVRGIEGVERAKLIMAVDTIGYFDSTPISITLVYNPDDSYPMSYYISKGVPGVLEYVTNSQPITRPGDIVVVSGLGSIRITGIAKGIVSVSGTDITLFVNESLIEKAKGRKEQILFIVAPGTDPSKIASEIENLVRSEGGSIRTVFVQSGRSNPATAPLKSMANSLEIFTGIALVIAGFLIAGSEASLLERNVREIGVLKALGFSKGSVILYYAGYNMIRGAIGVAAGLTASVPVAEKLVSMGAREAQGSQVMELLMQKYPFTIDWGTLGETGLIALALILAATVLPPMLAYQVPTGQALRFTGLTGGIIKLKSLHGGKLLLVYSLRRMASRPWFSAFLVLFLAVSWGATASIPMSLRGLNIIKEEIKGYGFDGKLLFAASSTRLDDVVDKALSAPSVKSIEVWDFSWRRAKINGKEVSLMSCIVGNWSLGPRLLSGRWPQHRGEAAITVTVSEEFGIGIGDVITLNTTRGTYVFRVTGIVTDHFDNGLVVFIDRGDYLQIVHPTSFLLYYKADRDSLQVGLRIKRVLIENGIPASKPRTKADLLRMQDSNMRFLSVFLSIIDASILFVGVVGLAVLVIVDIAGRLREIGVLRAIGFTDVQILVLDIIILLVAWLASMPLVYLVGYAISHTMLSIMRDAVGYLTPVPRCWMSREQPG, from the coding sequence ATGGCTGGTATGTTGATCAAGGCGTCGTGGAGAGCTGTTTCAAGGAGAAAGCTGGAGTCGTTCGCCGTTATCATGGTCTTGTTCGTGGGGGTTGTGGGGCTTGCTTCGATAAAGCTGGCTGCCTCCTACAGCCTTAGCTTAGCTGGCAAGGCTTGGGTTTATGAGGTTGGTAGCGTTGTTGTTGAGGGGCATATTCCGTATTCTGTGCTAGATAAGGTTAGGGGTATAGAGGGTGTTGAGAGAGCAAAACTTATAATGGCCGTGGATACCATAGGCTATTTCGACTCTACGCCAATAAGTATTACGCTTGTTTATAACCCGGATGATTCTTATCCTATGAGCTACTATATTTCGAAGGGGGTACCCGGTGTCCTAGAGTATGTGACAAATAGCCAACCTATTACGAGGCCTGGAGACATAGTAGTAGTATCGGGCCTCGGTAGTATCAGAATAACCGGAATAGCCAAAGGGATAGTCTCAGTATCTGGAACAGACATTACTTTGTTCGTCAACGAGTCTTTGATCGAGAAGGCTAAGGGTAGGAAGGAGCAGATCCTATTCATAGTAGCTCCTGGTACAGATCCTAGCAAGATAGCTAGCGAGATTGAAAACCTTGTACGTAGCGAGGGGGGAAGTATTCGTACAGTTTTCGTACAAAGCGGGCGAAGCAATCCTGCCACTGCGCCTTTGAAGAGTATGGCGAACTCCCTTGAGATCTTTACTGGCATAGCACTAGTTATTGCAGGCTTCCTTATAGCTGGTAGTGAAGCGAGCCTCTTAGAGAGAAACGTGAGAGAGATAGGCGTACTCAAGGCACTGGGATTCAGTAAGGGTAGTGTTATTCTCTATTATGCTGGATACAATATGATAAGAGGAGCAATAGGAGTTGCTGCTGGGTTAACAGCATCGGTGCCGGTAGCAGAAAAGCTAGTAAGCATGGGTGCAAGAGAAGCCCAAGGATCCCAGGTAATGGAGCTTTTAATGCAGAAGTACCCCTTCACCATAGACTGGGGGACCCTAGGAGAGACTGGGCTAATAGCATTAGCGCTGATACTAGCGGCCACCGTGCTTCCTCCTATGTTAGCCTACCAAGTCCCAACAGGACAGGCGCTGAGATTCACCGGGCTTACCGGGGGAATAATCAAGCTCAAATCCTTGCATGGAGGGAAACTACTCCTAGTATACTCTCTGAGGAGAATGGCTTCTAGGCCGTGGTTTTCGGCGTTCCTGGTGCTCTTTCTCGCAGTATCCTGGGGAGCCACAGCATCCATACCTATGAGCCTTAGAGGGCTTAACATTATTAAGGAGGAGATAAAGGGCTATGGGTTTGACGGCAAGCTCCTCTTTGCCGCGTCTTCTACGAGGCTAGACGATGTCGTGGATAAGGCCTTAAGCGCTCCATCGGTGAAGAGCATAGAGGTTTGGGATTTTAGCTGGAGAAGAGCCAAGATTAATGGGAAGGAAGTATCATTAATGAGCTGCATAGTTGGTAATTGGAGCCTTGGGCCACGCCTCCTCTCGGGAAGATGGCCTCAGCATAGAGGAGAAGCAGCAATAACTGTCACCGTTTCCGAGGAGTTTGGAATAGGTATCGGAGATGTCATAACGCTAAACACTACCCGTGGCACATATGTGTTCAGGGTTACTGGCATAGTAACGGATCATTTCGATAATGGCCTCGTAGTGTTCATTGATAGAGGCGACTACCTCCAAATAGTGCATCCTACTTCTTTCCTCCTCTACTATAAGGCTGATAGGGACTCCTTGCAAGTGGGGCTCAGGATTAAGCGGGTGCTCATTGAAAACGGTATACCAGCCTCGAAGCCAAGGACTAAGGCCGATCTCCTGAGGATGCAGGATAGCAATATGCGGTTCTTATCCGTATTCCTCTCAATCATAGATGCTTCCATACTATTTGTAGGAGTGGTTGGCCTAGCCGTGCTAGTCATAGTGGATATTGCGGGCAGGCTCCGGGAAATCGGTGTACTAAGAGCCATAGGATTCACTGACGTTCAGATACTCGTCTTAGACATTATAATCTTGCTAGTGGCGTGGCTCGCCTCTATGCCCCTAGTCTACCTCGTCGGCTACGCGATTTCACACACAATGCTGAGTATTATGAGAGACGCTGTTGGATACCTCACACCTGTACCTCGGTGCTGGATGTCCCGAGAACAGCCTGGATAA
- a CDS encoding SDR family oxidoreductase, which yields MPFGIKGLRVLVTASSRGIGRGVAEVLLEEGARVVINGRDPERLEKTREELSRLGEVYAVAADLTVREEVENLVNKAAELLGGLDALVYIPGPPRPGKFRDLGLEDWEYAARLLALSPVWATKAALPWLEKSKNPSIVFSTSIAVREPIPDLALSNVLRISIHGLVKTLARELGPLGIRVNAILPGYIMTDRVRQIAEKRAKEQGKTVEQVIEEMASEVPLRRIAEPREVGYLVAFLISPYASYITGASIPIDGGRLRSVF from the coding sequence TTGCCCTTCGGGATAAAGGGGCTAAGAGTACTCGTAACCGCCTCGAGCCGCGGAATAGGCAGGGGCGTGGCAGAGGTTCTCCTAGAGGAGGGAGCACGCGTAGTAATCAACGGCAGAGACCCCGAGCGCCTAGAGAAGACCAGGGAGGAGCTGAGCAGGCTCGGCGAAGTATATGCGGTGGCGGCCGACCTCACAGTCCGGGAGGAGGTCGAGAACCTAGTCAACAAGGCGGCGGAGCTGCTGGGTGGCCTAGACGCGCTCGTCTACATACCCGGGCCGCCTAGGCCCGGTAAGTTCCGCGACCTGGGCCTCGAGGACTGGGAGTACGCGGCGAGGCTCCTAGCCCTTAGCCCCGTCTGGGCCACAAAGGCGGCTCTGCCCTGGCTCGAGAAGAGCAAGAACCCCTCCATAGTGTTCTCTACCAGCATAGCGGTTAGAGAACCCATACCCGACCTAGCGCTGTCGAACGTGCTGAGGATAAGTATCCATGGCCTCGTCAAGACCCTTGCAAGGGAGCTAGGCCCCCTAGGGATAAGGGTCAACGCAATACTTCCAGGCTACATAATGACGGACAGGGTCAGGCAAATAGCGGAGAAAAGGGCAAAGGAGCAAGGCAAGACCGTTGAACAAGTAATCGAGGAGATGGCTTCAGAGGTGCCGCTCCGCCGGATAGCCGAGCCACGGGAAGTAGGCTACCTTGTAGCATTCCTCATAAGCCCCTATGCGAGCTACATTACCGGGGCGTCAATACCGATAGATGGCGGCAGGCTACGCTCGGTCTTCTAA
- a CDS encoding EamA family transporter: MAESNVWVLYALGTFLMFGLTNFILKYASVKGMPSVEGTAVLLLGAGLVGVLAALALLSTGRYDSARNPVLAGVEPKLYALMAVAGVFLALGMYFLKVAVAHGKAGPATAIALSNALLVASLAWLLLGEKLSTSELIGMAFYTAAIIFFSLKPLG; this comes from the coding sequence TTGGCGGAGAGCAACGTGTGGGTACTATACGCGCTGGGCACATTCCTCATGTTTGGCCTGACTAACTTCATCCTCAAATACGCATCGGTCAAGGGCATGCCCTCTGTCGAGGGTACTGCTGTACTCCTGCTCGGAGCCGGCCTTGTCGGGGTCTTGGCTGCACTGGCCCTGCTGAGCACGGGGCGCTACGACAGTGCGCGTAACCCTGTGCTGGCAGGCGTTGAGCCGAAGCTCTACGCCTTAATGGCCGTAGCGGGAGTGTTCCTAGCCCTAGGCATGTACTTTCTAAAAGTAGCAGTAGCCCACGGCAAAGCAGGGCCTGCTACAGCAATAGCCCTCTCAAACGCCCTGCTAGTAGCTAGCCTGGCTTGGCTTTTGCTCGGCGAGAAGCTTTCTACAAGCGAGCTAATAGGTATGGCCTTCTACACGGCCGCGATAATCTTCTTCAGCCTAAAGCCCCTGGGCTAA
- a CDS encoding HEPN domain-containing protein, with product MSHEYAETLMRRANEYLLSAERNYNDGLYDIACVEAEIAAQLAIKAAIVKAGLSAPRVHSIRRLIAFIVENTEKEDIKKKLLDYVRMNRAKLIVLERCREAGQYGMESADREEAEIALEASREVIRLAKEIWELGF from the coding sequence GTGAGCCACGAATATGCTGAGACGCTCATGAGGAGGGCTAATGAGTACCTCTTATCGGCTGAGAGGAACTATAATGATGGCTTATACGACATAGCGTGTGTTGAAGCAGAGATAGCCGCCCAGTTAGCGATAAAGGCTGCTATCGTTAAGGCCGGGCTTAGCGCGCCACGCGTGCACAGTATTCGTAGACTTATAGCATTTATAGTCGAAAACACGGAAAAAGAGGATATCAAGAAGAAGCTACTGGACTATGTTAGGATGAATCGGGCTAAGCTCATAGTGCTAGAGAGGTGTAGGGAAGCTGGGCAATACGGCATGGAGAGCGCTGATAGAGAGGAGGCCGAAATAGCTCTTGAGGCTAGTAGAGAGGTGATAAGACTTGCCAAAGAGATATGGGAGCTGGGTTTCTAG
- a CDS encoding nucleotidyltransferase domain-containing protein, whose protein sequence is MPKRYGSWVSRQFQLLRDWRRMVSLVAEIAAVIDPYSRVYVFGSIVEGRYTGASDIDVLILTRIDPKKLYEEVTARLWDLIGEDSAILDLHVVPLEAAEKPPVKWWLRGAIRIR, encoded by the coding sequence TTGCCAAAGAGATATGGGAGCTGGGTTTCTAGGCAGTTCCAGCTCCTCCGTGACTGGCGCAGAATGGTATCTCTTGTAGCAGAGATTGCGGCAGTCATTGATCCTTATTCACGCGTATATGTATTCGGCAGCATCGTTGAGGGCCGCTACACGGGCGCAAGTGATATAGATGTCTTGATTCTTACACGGATCGACCCGAAGAAGCTATATGAGGAAGTCACTGCACGGCTCTGGGACCTTATTGGTGAGGATTCCGCGATACTGGATCTGCACGTAGTGCCGCTAGAGGCTGCCGAGAAGCCTCCCGTTAAATGGTGGCTAAGAGGAGCCATAAGGATACGTTAA
- a CDS encoding radical SAM protein, which translates to MARCTLCGREGLVSEAIGVCADCLRRRPEEALRVVRERRRRFRQALGLPEEPPRGPGAPCKICVNECIIPEGGRGYCGVWVNRSGRLEPLPGHGKLLAYTYLDPHPTNCTAGYVCPANTSRGYPKYTFTPGVEKGYYNLAVFLLGCPLDCHFCQNPEHKLHLAGDTWKSYVKTVEQLVEEAMNPRVTCICYFGGDPTPHLPVLIAASRRILEEAKKRRQWPKRICWETDGLASPPLLREAAKLSLVSGGIVKIDWKAWTPAIYEALTGANGEKALRRLRENTAMLAKMASERPEPPLLVISVLLVPGYVDAEEVRGIASYVAKLMEEHGVNIPMVLLAFHPDFRMRDLPPTSRRHALEAYRAAREAGVKEVFIGNVWLLGDYY; encoded by the coding sequence TTGGCTCGATGCACTCTCTGCGGCCGTGAGGGCCTCGTGTCTGAGGCTATAGGTGTCTGTGCTGACTGCCTCCGGCGTAGACCAGAGGAGGCTCTACGTGTTGTCCGTGAGCGTCGCCGCCGCTTCCGCCAAGCACTTGGGCTCCCCGAGGAGCCTCCGAGAGGCCCCGGCGCCCCGTGTAAGATCTGTGTAAACGAGTGCATCATACCAGAGGGCGGCCGTGGCTACTGCGGAGTATGGGTCAACCGTAGTGGAAGACTAGAGCCGCTCCCAGGCCACGGGAAGCTCCTCGCATATACGTACCTAGACCCGCATCCAACTAACTGTACGGCTGGCTACGTCTGCCCAGCCAACACGTCACGAGGCTACCCAAAGTACACGTTTACACCAGGAGTAGAGAAGGGGTACTACAACCTCGCAGTCTTCCTCCTAGGCTGTCCCCTCGACTGCCACTTCTGCCAGAACCCGGAGCACAAGCTCCACCTAGCCGGGGATACCTGGAAGAGCTACGTGAAGACCGTGGAGCAGCTAGTAGAGGAAGCGATGAATCCCCGAGTAACATGTATCTGCTACTTCGGCGGAGACCCTACCCCGCACCTACCAGTACTCATAGCCGCCTCCAGAAGGATCTTGGAAGAAGCCAAGAAGAGAAGACAATGGCCTAAGAGGATATGCTGGGAGACCGATGGCCTAGCCTCGCCCCCGCTGCTACGGGAAGCCGCGAAGCTCAGCCTCGTGAGCGGCGGCATAGTGAAGATAGACTGGAAGGCATGGACACCCGCAATATACGAGGCCCTAACCGGCGCCAATGGCGAGAAGGCTCTCCGAAGACTCAGGGAGAACACGGCAATGCTCGCCAAGATGGCCTCTGAGAGGCCGGAGCCCCCGCTCCTCGTGATAAGCGTGCTCCTCGTCCCGGGCTACGTGGACGCGGAGGAGGTGCGAGGAATCGCAAGCTACGTAGCCAAGCTCATGGAGGAACACGGGGTAAACATACCAATGGTGCTTCTCGCCTTCCACCCAGACTTCAGGATGAGAGACCTCCCGCCAACTAGCAGGAGGCACGCTCTAGAAGCCTACAGGGCTGCGAGGGAAGCCGGAGTAAAAGAAGTCTTCATCGGCAACGTATGGCTCCTAGGAGACTATTATTAA